Part of the Cryptosporangium arvum DSM 44712 genome, TGCGCGCGGCTCGCGATGTGTTCGACGTCGAGCACCGCGTCCGTCCGCAGCACCGATTCGTCCCACCGCGACGACCGGAACGTGGCCGTGGAGCACGCTACGAAGACCGGCACCTCGATCGCGAGGCCGGCCTCGATCCGGCGGTGTCCGTTCCGTATCGCGCGTAGCCACCCGGCGTGGATCTGCACGCCGGACATCGGCTTCCAGGCGAGGTCGTAGTCCCACTCGCCGTTGTGGTCGCGGTGCAGGCTGCGCCCGTAGTAGTTCGACGAGGGCGCCGGCATCACCTGGTACGGGCGGAACGTGCCGAGGGGCGCGGCGAAGTAGTCGATCGCGTTGCGCAGCATCCGCGGCTGGTTCATGTCGAAGAACGGGCTGTTCAACGCGATGCCGTCGACAAGCGACTCGGTGCGGTGCCGGTGCGCCCACAGCGGCGCGATCAGACCGCCGGTGGAGTGGGCGTGGACCAGCACGGTCTCGTGCGCGTCCTCACCGCGGATGATGTCGACCGCCGCATCGAGGTCGGCGAAGTACTCGGTGAGGCTTCGGCAGAAGTACGGCGTCTGGTGCGGACGCAGGCTCCGGCCGTATTTGCGCAGGTCGATGGCGTAGAAGTCGAAGCCCTCCTCGACCAGGCGGTCGGCGAGGTGGGTCTGGAAGAAGTAGTCGACGAATCCGTGGACGTGCAGCACGGCGCGTCCGGTGGGCTGCTCCGCGCGGCGGCGGATCAGCGTCGCCACGACCTCGCCCTGGTCGTCGCGACCGAGCGGGATCGTGCGCTGTTCGTACGGCTCACCGAGTACGTCGGTGGTCCAGGCTTGCGCCTCCGTGGAGATCGCCATGAACAGAGGTTAACCGGCCAGTAGGGGAGCCCGGGAAGTCGGGCTCGGCGCCCTCGAACTCGGGACGCCGGGCGTCGCACGGTGTTCCCAACCGAAGGAGAACCCCCGATGACCACCACGTATACCGCCACCCCCACTCGCGAGCAGAACAAGTCCGCCACCCGCACCTGGGCCGCGATCGGCGTCGCCGCCGGCGTCACCGGGGTCGCGAGCATCCAGACCAGCCTGACCATCGACGCCGGCTACGCCCCCGACACCATCGGTGACCCGGAGAAGGTGGTCGAGCGGCTGGCCGACCAGACGGTCGCGATCCTCGTCACCCACACGCTGACGATCGTCACCGCGCTCCTGCTCGTGGTGTTCGCGGCCGGCCTCAAGCGCCGGCTGGAGGCGCAGGCCCCGGTGGGGAGCCTGCTGCCGTCCGTCGCCGCGTCCGGCCTCGGGCTCGTGTCGGTGGCCGGGCTGCTGGGCAGCGGCCTGACCACTGAGTTCGTGTTCGGGGCCAACGCGCCCAAGGGTGAGCTGGTGGCCGAGTCCGGCGACTTCTACGCCCACTGGATCGCGACGATCCCGTGGCTGTGGGTCGGGGCCGGGCTCGCGGGCGTCGCGGTGGCCGCGGCCGCGCTCAAGCACTCGGCCGCGCCGCGCTGGATCGGCTGGGTGGGCGTCGTGCTCGGCGGCCTGACGCTGGTGGCCGGCATCTCGCCGCTGCAGTACATGGCCGGCTTCACCGGCCCGGTGTGGCTGCTCGTCACCGCGCTGGGCTTCCTGTTCGCCGACCGGCGTCACGTCTGATTCCCGACCGGAAATGTCGTACGCCGACGGTACGGTCATCGACCGTGACCACCGCCACTGTCAGCGCCCTGGCCAGCGAGAACGCCGGCCCGGGCACTGACGGCACGCCCCGGGTGGCGGCCGCGGTCACGGCGCTGGCCTGGCTGCTGGCGGTCGGCTCGGCGGTACTGCTGCTCGCGGCCCGGCCACCGGTGAACGAACTGCTCTGGTTCTTCACCGTCGACGCCACGGTGGCCGCCGTGTACGGAACGGTCGCCGGGCTGACGCTCTCCCGCCGCCGGCACCCGGTGCCGTGGCTGGTCGCGCTGATGGCCCTGGGCGGTGGCGTCTCGGCGCTCGCGATGGCCTACGCCGCGCTCGGAGCGCAGCGGTCACTGCCCGGCACCGGCCTGGCCGCGAACCTGATCAGCGTCGGCTGGGTGCCCGGCACGATGGCGATCTTCCTGGTCGTGCCCTGGCTCGTGCGTGATCATCCGCTCGACCGCATCGGCCGGGCCGGCGTCAGCCTGGGCGGTGCGGTGAGCGTCGGCTTCCTCGGCGTGAACCTGACGCAGCCCGAATCCCCGAGCCCCGTCGTCGTCCTGGCCACCGCGTCCGTCGCCGTCGGTCTACTGGCGGCGGCCGACGTCACCCGGCGCCGGTTCCGCGGCCCCGCCGGCGAACGCGTCGGCCTCGGCTGGCTCGCCGCCGGCACCGCGCTCATGGCACTCTCGTTCCTACCGTTGGCCCTGGTCGGAGTCGTCGCGGCCCCGATCTGGTTCACCCCGGTGCTGCACCTCGCCGCCCAAGCGGTGTTTCCGGCGGCGATCCTGGTCGCGGTGCTGCGTCAGCGGATGTGGGGGCTGGACCTGGCGATCAGCCGGGCCGTGCTGGGCGGGTTGCTCACCGTCGGTCTGGTGATCGTCTACGTCGCGGTCACCGCCGTGCTCACCCGGCTGCTCCCCGGCGACGGCATCGCCCAGATCGTGGCCGCCGCGGTCGTCGCGGTCGCGGTGCAACCGTCCCGGCTCTGGCTGCAGGGCCGGGTCCGGCGACTGGTCTACGGCGACGCGGCCGAGCCCGAACGGGCCGTGCGTCGTCTCGGCCGGCACCTCGGCGGCGCGCAGAGCCCCGAGGAGCTGCTCGACGGGCTGGTCGAGAGCGTCGGGCACGCGCTGCGCCTGGAGTCGGTGGCGCTCGAGGTCGAGGGCGTGCCCGCGGCGTCCTGGGGCTCGCCGACCGCGTCGCCGCTGCTGGTGCCGCTGCGTCACCGCGGCTCCGAGGTCGGCGTCCTGCGCCTCACCGCTCCGCCCGGTGAGGCGCTCGATGCTCGCGCGCTGCGCTCGCTCGACGAGCTCGCGTCGGTCGTGGCGGCGGGCGTCGTGCTCGCCCGAGCGTCCCAGGATCTGGCCGACGCCAGAGCGCGGCTGACCTCCGTGCGGCTGGAGGAGCGGCGGGTCATCCGGCGCGAGCTGCACGACGGTCTCGGGCCGTCGCTCGCCGGCATCCGGCTCGGTCTGCAGGGGGCACGAAACCTGATCGGGAGCGACCCGAAAGCCGCGGGCACGCTGCTCGCCGCCCTCCAGGACGAGCTCGACGGACGCGTCGAAGACGTGCGCGCGCTCTCCCACAACCTGCTGCCACCGATCCTCGACGAGCTGGGACTGGAGGCGGCGCTGGCCGAGCTCGCGTCCCGGCACGCGGAGGGCGGCCTCGACGTGCGGGTGCGCTGCGCGGGCACCGAAGCGCTCGAACCGACGCCGGCCGGCGCCGCGTACGGCATCGTCGCGGAGGCGGTGATGAACGTCGCCCGGCACGCCGACGCGTCCGGCTGCTCGGTCGAGGTCGTGGCGGCCGCGGACGAGCTCCGGATCGAGGTCGAGGACGACGGCACGGGGGTGCGGCCCGACGCCGTGCCCGGTGTCGGGACCCGCTCCATGCGCGAACGTGCGGAGGAACAGGGCGGCACGTTCGAGGTCGGGCCAGCCCCGACCGGTGGCACCCGGATCACTGCCGTGCTGCCGCTGGCCGCGCCGTGACGCGCCCCGGCGAGGTCATCCGGGTGGCGGTCGTAGACGACCACCCGGTGTTCCGGCTCGGGATGGCAGCCCTGCTGAGCAGCCTCGACGGCATCCAGGTGGTGGCGCAGGCAGCCTCCCGAGCCGAGGCCCTAGCCGCGATCAGCCCCGGCACCAGCCCCGCCCCCGGCCCTCGCACCAGCTCCGGCCCTGGCGTCAGCTCCGGCCCTGGCGTCAGCTCCGGCCCTGGCGTCAGCTCCGGCTCCGGCCCCGGCCCTGGCGTCAGCCCCGGCCCTGGCGTCAGCTCCGACCCTGGCGTCAGCCCCGGCCCCGGCCCCGGCCCCGGCTCCGGCTCGGGCACCAGCCCCGGCCCTGGTGTCGGCTCCGGCCCCACGCCCGACCTCGGCTCCGGCTCGGGTACGGACCCCGGCCCTGGCGTCGACGTGGTGATCATGGATCTGCATCTGGGTGGCGACTCCGGCGTCGAGACCACCCGGGAACTGATCCGGCGGTGGCCCGACCTGCGTGTCCTCGTCGTCACGATGCTCGAGGACGACGAGTCGGTCGTCGCGTCGGTCCGC contains:
- a CDS encoding alpha/beta hydrolase — protein: MAISTEAQAWTTDVLGEPYEQRTIPLGRDDQGEVVATLIRRRAEQPTGRAVLHVHGFVDYFFQTHLADRLVEEGFDFYAIDLRKYGRSLRPHQTPYFCRSLTEYFADLDAAVDIIRGEDAHETVLVHAHSTGGLIAPLWAHRHRTESLVDGIALNSPFFDMNQPRMLRNAIDYFAAPLGTFRPYQVMPAPSSNYYGRSLHRDHNGEWDYDLAWKPMSGVQIHAGWLRAIRNGHRRIEAGLAIEVPVFVACSTATFRSSRWDESVLRTDAVLDVEHIASRAHRLGRQVTLVRIENGVHDLALSAAPVRDRYLEELLRWVEAYV
- a CDS encoding histidine kinase, yielding MTTATVSALASENAGPGTDGTPRVAAAVTALAWLLAVGSAVLLLAARPPVNELLWFFTVDATVAAVYGTVAGLTLSRRRHPVPWLVALMALGGGVSALAMAYAALGAQRSLPGTGLAANLISVGWVPGTMAIFLVVPWLVRDHPLDRIGRAGVSLGGAVSVGFLGVNLTQPESPSPVVVLATASVAVGLLAAADVTRRRFRGPAGERVGLGWLAAGTALMALSFLPLALVGVVAAPIWFTPVLHLAAQAVFPAAILVAVLRQRMWGLDLAISRAVLGGLLTVGLVIVYVAVTAVLTRLLPGDGIAQIVAAAVVAVAVQPSRLWLQGRVRRLVYGDAAEPERAVRRLGRHLGGAQSPEELLDGLVESVGHALRLESVALEVEGVPAASWGSPTASPLLVPLRHRGSEVGVLRLTAPPGEALDARALRSLDELASVVAAGVVLARASQDLADARARLTSVRLEERRVIRRELHDGLGPSLAGIRLGLQGARNLIGSDPKAAGTLLAALQDELDGRVEDVRALSHNLLPPILDELGLEAALAELASRHAEGGLDVRVRCAGTEALEPTPAGAAYGIVAEAVMNVARHADASGCSVEVVAAADELRIEVEDDGTGVRPDAVPGVGTRSMRERAEEQGGTFEVGPAPTGGTRITAVLPLAAP